In Aquipuribacter sp. SD81, one genomic interval encodes:
- a CDS encoding mechanosensitive ion channel family protein, with product MPLSLPLSLPVPALLGVSSPEPSAPSSGEPQPTPTQTGTVGQAVREEPCGTGDLTPCGVIHRVTGDLDLARDLAPVLVVAGFVLAVLVVAVVLRAVLHRLINRAVDRVVADNEKEKAGGRRRRGRLDVFEPVDTIAAARKVQRAKAIASILRASVSVVVWTAAVFVILPELGVNITGLVAGAGIVGIALGFGAQTLVQDFISGLFMIAEDQYGVGDVIDMGEATGTVEAIGLRVTRLRAVDGTVWHVRNGEVVRVGNMSQGWSRAVLDVDVAYGEDLTQVMETLKELGHQLREDPDWGPKLLDEPEVWGVEALAADGITVRMILKTVPLEQWVVAREMRRRVKYRFDTLGIEIPFPQRTIWMRTEGPGSEDSEPEADTVGAREASATDAAAPRRQPRGTGAVPVDGSDIPPAPQSTRGERHVASEDAPDPARGEPFSASDDPAPRPAEEPAASEPAGDPGGPGSRRP from the coding sequence ATGCCCCTCTCCCTGCCCCTCTCCCTACCCGTCCCTGCCCTCCTGGGGGTCTCCTCCCCCGAACCGAGTGCGCCCTCCTCCGGCGAGCCGCAGCCCACCCCGACCCAGACCGGGACCGTCGGGCAGGCCGTGCGCGAGGAGCCGTGCGGCACCGGCGACCTCACCCCGTGCGGCGTCATCCACCGCGTCACCGGTGACCTCGACCTGGCGCGCGACCTCGCGCCGGTCCTCGTCGTCGCGGGCTTCGTGCTCGCGGTGCTCGTCGTCGCGGTCGTGCTGCGGGCCGTCCTGCACCGCCTCATCAACCGCGCGGTGGACCGGGTGGTCGCCGACAACGAGAAGGAGAAGGCGGGTGGGCGGCGCCGCCGCGGCCGCCTCGACGTCTTCGAGCCCGTCGACACGATCGCCGCCGCGCGCAAGGTGCAGCGCGCGAAGGCGATCGCGTCGATACTGCGCGCCTCGGTCTCGGTCGTGGTCTGGACGGCCGCGGTCTTCGTCATCCTCCCCGAGCTCGGGGTCAACATCACCGGCCTCGTCGCCGGTGCCGGCATCGTCGGCATCGCCCTCGGCTTCGGCGCGCAGACGCTCGTGCAGGACTTCATCTCCGGCCTGTTCATGATCGCCGAGGACCAGTACGGGGTCGGCGACGTCATCGACATGGGCGAGGCGACGGGCACCGTCGAGGCGATCGGCCTGCGCGTCACGCGGCTGCGTGCCGTCGACGGCACCGTCTGGCACGTGCGCAACGGCGAGGTGGTCCGCGTCGGCAACATGAGCCAGGGCTGGTCGCGGGCGGTGCTCGACGTCGACGTCGCCTACGGCGAGGACCTCACGCAGGTCATGGAGACCCTCAAGGAGCTCGGTCACCAGCTGCGGGAGGACCCCGACTGGGGGCCCAAGCTGCTCGACGAGCCCGAGGTGTGGGGCGTCGAGGCGCTCGCGGCCGACGGCATCACCGTCCGCATGATCCTCAAGACGGTGCCGCTGGAGCAGTGGGTCGTCGCCCGCGAGATGCGCCGGCGCGTCAAGTACCGCTTCGACACCCTCGGCATCGAGATCCCCTTCCCCCAGCGCACGATCTGGATGCGGACGGAGGGGCCGGGCTCGGAGGACTCCGAGCCGGAGGCGGACACCGTCGGCGCTCGCGAGGCGTCCGCGACCGATGCCGCCGCGCCCCGCCGCCAGCCCCGTGGGACGGGGGCCGTGCCGGTCGACGGCAGCGACATCCCGCCCGCGCCCCAGAGCACGCGCGGCGAGCGCCACGTCGCCTCCGAGGACGCTCCCGACCCGGCCCGGGGCGAGCCGTTCAGCGCGTCCGACGACCCTGCCCCCCGTCCTGCGGAGGAGCCGGCCGCGAGCGAGCCGGCGGGTGACCCGGGGGGACCCGGCTCCCGCCGCCCCTGA